One Malania oleifera isolate guangnan ecotype guangnan chromosome 9, ASM2987363v1, whole genome shotgun sequence DNA segment encodes these proteins:
- the LOC131164800 gene encoding protein FAR1-RELATED SEQUENCE 11 isoform X1, which translates to MLTSLSFSNMVTWKNIMSEDSGHMMVVYDDPSDQRSLSVEDTSSAEESPDETRLSLETTNDAIPYIGQKFATHDAAYEFYSEFAKRCGFSIRRHRTEGKDGVGRGLTRRYFVCHRAGNTPIKTSNENKPQRNRKSSRCGCQAYLRISKTTELGAPEWRVTGFANHHNHELLEPNQVRFLPAYRTISDADKSRILMFAKTGISVQQMMRLMELEKCVEPGYLPFTEKDVRNLLQSFRKVDPEDESIDLLRMCRNIKEKDPNFKFEYTLDSNNRLENIAWSYASSIQSYEVFGDAVVFDTTHRLTAFDMPLGIWVGMNNYGMPCFFGCVLLREENLRSFSWALKAFLGFMNGKAPQTILTDQNMFLKEAITMEMPTSKHALCIWLIVAKFPSWFNAVLGERYNEWKAEFFRLYNLEAIEDFELGWRDMVNSFGLHNNRHVANLYALRSLWASPYLRSHFFAGMTTTGQSKSINAFIQRFLSAQTRLAHFIEQVAVAVDFKDQTGEQQTMQQNLQNISLKTGAPMESHAAAILTPFAFSKLQEQLVLAAHYASFQMEDGFLVRHHTKLEGGRKVYWVPREGIISCSCHQFEFSGILCRHALRVLSTGNCFQIPERYLPVRWRRISTSSTKLLQTSPSDHAERVQLLQSMVSTLITESAKSKERVDIATEQVSMLLAQIREQPVSMQGTRDTLIHRNF; encoded by the exons ATGCTAACATCTTTAAGCTTCTCGAATATG GTTACGTGGAAGAATATAATGTCTGAAGACTCTGGGCATATGATGGTTGTTTACGATGATCCTTCAGACCAAAGATCTTTATCTGTTGAGGACACCAGTAGTGCAGAAGAGTCGCCAGATGAAACAAGGCTTTCACTAGAAACAACAAATGATGCAATTCCATATATTGGCCAAAAATTTGCTACCCATGATGCTGCATATGAATTCTACAGTGAATTTGCTAAGAGATGTGGTTTCTCAATCAGGCGCCACCGCACAGAGGGAAAAGATGGAGTTGGGAGAGGACTTACAAGGCGCTACTTTGTCTGCCATCGTGCAGGCAACACGCCTATCAAAACCTCAAATGAAAACAAACCCCAAAGAAACCGGAAATCCTCACGATGTGGATGCCAGGCTTATTTGAGAATTAGTAAGACAACTGAACTAGGAGCACCAGAATGGCGTGTCACTGGTTTTGCGAACCATCATAATCATGAACTCTTAGAACCAAACCAAGTTCGTTTTCTCCCTGCTTACCGCACCATATCAGATGCAGACAAGAGCCGAATCCTTATGTTTGCAAAAACAGGAATCTCGGTACAGCAAATGATGAGGCTCATGGAGCTTGAGAAGTGTGTGGAGCCTGGATATTTGCCTTTCACTGAGAAGGATGTAAGGAATTTACTTCAGTCATTCAGGAAAGTGGATCCAGAAGATGAAAGCATTGACTTGTTAAGAATGTGCAGAAACATTAAAGAAAAAGACccaaatttcaaatttgagtACACACTTGATTCAAACAACAGGTTAGAGAATATTGCCTGGTCATATGCCTCATCAATACAGTCATATGAGGTCTTTGGTGATGCAGTAGTGTTTGATACAACACATCGCTTGACTGCTTTTGATATGCCACTTGGGATATGGGTTGGGATGAATAATTATGGTATGCCTTGCTTCTTCGGTTGTGTGCTTTTGCGAGAGGAGAATTTGAGGTCATTCTCGTGGGCTTTGAAG GCATTCTTGGGGTTCATGAATGGGAAGGCTCCACAAACAATATTGACTGACCAAAATATGTTCCTCAAAGAGGCTATAACCATGGAAATGCCAACTTCCAAACATGCTCTTTGCATTTGGCTAATTGTGGCAAAATTTCCATCCTGGTTTAATGCTGTTTTGGGGGAACGATATAATGAGTGGAAAGCTGAATTCTTTCGGCTTTATAATCTGGAGGCAATTGAGGACTTCGAGCTGGGGTGGAGGGACATGGTAAATTCCTTTGGGTTGCACAATAACAGGCATGTTGCAAACCTGTATGCCTTACGATCACTTTGGGCATCACCATACTTGAGAAGCCATTTCTTCGCGGGAATGACTACAACTGGCCAGTCAAAGTCAATTAATGCTTTCATTCAACGGTTTTTGAGTGCCCAAACTCGGCTAGCACACTTCATAGAACAA GTAGCTGTTGCTGTGGATTTCAAAGATCAAACTGGAGAACAACAAACTATGCAACAGAATCTCCAAAACATTAGCCTAAAGACAGGTGCCCCCATGGAATCCCATGCTGCTGCAATCCTTACTCCCTTTGCCTTCTCAAAGCTCCAAGAACAGCTTGTTTTAGCTGCTCACTATGCTTCATTTCAAATGGAAGATGGTTTCCTTGTGAGACACCATACAAAATTGGAGGGTGGCCGGAAAGTGTATTGGGTTCCTCGAGAAGGCATCATAAGTTGCAGCTGCCATCAGTTTGAGTTTTCTGGAATTCTTTGCCGCCATGCCCTACGGGTTCTCTCAACTGGAAATTGCTTCCAAATTCCAGAAAGGTATCTTCCAGTCCGCTGGCGCCGTATTAGCACATCATCCACAAAACTCCTTCAAACTAGTCCAAGTGATCATGCTGAAAGAGTGCAGTTATTGCAGAGTATGGTATCAACTCTCATAACAGAATCTGCCAAGTCAAAGGAGAGGGTAGATATTGCAACCGAGCAAGTTTCAATGCTTTTAGCTCAGATTCGAGAGCAGCCTGTTTCCATGCAAGGTACAAGAGACACCCTCATCCATAGGAATTTCTAA
- the LOC131164800 gene encoding protein FAR1-RELATED SEQUENCE 11 isoform X2, whose amino-acid sequence MSEDSGHMMVVYDDPSDQRSLSVEDTSSAEESPDETRLSLETTNDAIPYIGQKFATHDAAYEFYSEFAKRCGFSIRRHRTEGKDGVGRGLTRRYFVCHRAGNTPIKTSNENKPQRNRKSSRCGCQAYLRISKTTELGAPEWRVTGFANHHNHELLEPNQVRFLPAYRTISDADKSRILMFAKTGISVQQMMRLMELEKCVEPGYLPFTEKDVRNLLQSFRKVDPEDESIDLLRMCRNIKEKDPNFKFEYTLDSNNRLENIAWSYASSIQSYEVFGDAVVFDTTHRLTAFDMPLGIWVGMNNYGMPCFFGCVLLREENLRSFSWALKAFLGFMNGKAPQTILTDQNMFLKEAITMEMPTSKHALCIWLIVAKFPSWFNAVLGERYNEWKAEFFRLYNLEAIEDFELGWRDMVNSFGLHNNRHVANLYALRSLWASPYLRSHFFAGMTTTGQSKSINAFIQRFLSAQTRLAHFIEQVAVAVDFKDQTGEQQTMQQNLQNISLKTGAPMESHAAAILTPFAFSKLQEQLVLAAHYASFQMEDGFLVRHHTKLEGGRKVYWVPREGIISCSCHQFEFSGILCRHALRVLSTGNCFQIPERYLPVRWRRISTSSTKLLQTSPSDHAERVQLLQSMVSTLITESAKSKERVDIATEQVSMLLAQIREQPVSMQGTRDTLIHRNF is encoded by the exons ATGTCTGAAGACTCTGGGCATATGATGGTTGTTTACGATGATCCTTCAGACCAAAGATCTTTATCTGTTGAGGACACCAGTAGTGCAGAAGAGTCGCCAGATGAAACAAGGCTTTCACTAGAAACAACAAATGATGCAATTCCATATATTGGCCAAAAATTTGCTACCCATGATGCTGCATATGAATTCTACAGTGAATTTGCTAAGAGATGTGGTTTCTCAATCAGGCGCCACCGCACAGAGGGAAAAGATGGAGTTGGGAGAGGACTTACAAGGCGCTACTTTGTCTGCCATCGTGCAGGCAACACGCCTATCAAAACCTCAAATGAAAACAAACCCCAAAGAAACCGGAAATCCTCACGATGTGGATGCCAGGCTTATTTGAGAATTAGTAAGACAACTGAACTAGGAGCACCAGAATGGCGTGTCACTGGTTTTGCGAACCATCATAATCATGAACTCTTAGAACCAAACCAAGTTCGTTTTCTCCCTGCTTACCGCACCATATCAGATGCAGACAAGAGCCGAATCCTTATGTTTGCAAAAACAGGAATCTCGGTACAGCAAATGATGAGGCTCATGGAGCTTGAGAAGTGTGTGGAGCCTGGATATTTGCCTTTCACTGAGAAGGATGTAAGGAATTTACTTCAGTCATTCAGGAAAGTGGATCCAGAAGATGAAAGCATTGACTTGTTAAGAATGTGCAGAAACATTAAAGAAAAAGACccaaatttcaaatttgagtACACACTTGATTCAAACAACAGGTTAGAGAATATTGCCTGGTCATATGCCTCATCAATACAGTCATATGAGGTCTTTGGTGATGCAGTAGTGTTTGATACAACACATCGCTTGACTGCTTTTGATATGCCACTTGGGATATGGGTTGGGATGAATAATTATGGTATGCCTTGCTTCTTCGGTTGTGTGCTTTTGCGAGAGGAGAATTTGAGGTCATTCTCGTGGGCTTTGAAG GCATTCTTGGGGTTCATGAATGGGAAGGCTCCACAAACAATATTGACTGACCAAAATATGTTCCTCAAAGAGGCTATAACCATGGAAATGCCAACTTCCAAACATGCTCTTTGCATTTGGCTAATTGTGGCAAAATTTCCATCCTGGTTTAATGCTGTTTTGGGGGAACGATATAATGAGTGGAAAGCTGAATTCTTTCGGCTTTATAATCTGGAGGCAATTGAGGACTTCGAGCTGGGGTGGAGGGACATGGTAAATTCCTTTGGGTTGCACAATAACAGGCATGTTGCAAACCTGTATGCCTTACGATCACTTTGGGCATCACCATACTTGAGAAGCCATTTCTTCGCGGGAATGACTACAACTGGCCAGTCAAAGTCAATTAATGCTTTCATTCAACGGTTTTTGAGTGCCCAAACTCGGCTAGCACACTTCATAGAACAA GTAGCTGTTGCTGTGGATTTCAAAGATCAAACTGGAGAACAACAAACTATGCAACAGAATCTCCAAAACATTAGCCTAAAGACAGGTGCCCCCATGGAATCCCATGCTGCTGCAATCCTTACTCCCTTTGCCTTCTCAAAGCTCCAAGAACAGCTTGTTTTAGCTGCTCACTATGCTTCATTTCAAATGGAAGATGGTTTCCTTGTGAGACACCATACAAAATTGGAGGGTGGCCGGAAAGTGTATTGGGTTCCTCGAGAAGGCATCATAAGTTGCAGCTGCCATCAGTTTGAGTTTTCTGGAATTCTTTGCCGCCATGCCCTACGGGTTCTCTCAACTGGAAATTGCTTCCAAATTCCAGAAAGGTATCTTCCAGTCCGCTGGCGCCGTATTAGCACATCATCCACAAAACTCCTTCAAACTAGTCCAAGTGATCATGCTGAAAGAGTGCAGTTATTGCAGAGTATGGTATCAACTCTCATAACAGAATCTGCCAAGTCAAAGGAGAGGGTAGATATTGCAACCGAGCAAGTTTCAATGCTTTTAGCTCAGATTCGAGAGCAGCCTGTTTCCATGCAAGGTACAAGAGACACCCTCATCCATAGGAATTTCTAA